Genomic DNA from Methanosarcina sp. MTP4:
AATCATCTTCGTACCCGATTTCCTCGTAGAGCTCTTTTGGCTTCAAGCCGAGTGCCCGGGCAGGCCCGGAACCCATTGCGAAGTAGTCGCCTACGGAAATTCTCCAGCCTGCGTACTGGGAAGCCATGCAGGCAATGACAGGGTTGTCGCTTGCTACCTGGATGGCAGGCCACTTGATCCCGTTCAGGTCGAAGGTGCTGTACCTGAGGTCGGCAAGGTCGGCAAGGCAGAGCCTTGACAGGTACATGCCTGCCTCATACCCGCCTTCCGCGTTGACCCCACAGTCAATGATTGTGGCGCCGTTTTCGAGCTTGACAACTTCCGCTTTTATGTCTTCGACCCAGTCGAGCATCTCTTCGATGACGTATGATCCCATTTCGTTGACGCTTATCAAATTATCACCTTTACATTTTCCGGCCTGTAACCGGAAACCTAGAATATTATTTTGAATCCATCAAAGGTTGGTTCGCCCGGGGAAGGACAAAGCATCCGGGCAATGGATTGCTAAACCGAGTTAGATATTTTGAATTATCCCTGCGATTTGCTACCGTGATAAGGGAGAATCCAATATATAGATACTGTTGTATTATTTTTTTCACATAATATATATTCGGTCGTTTTCCCGGACCTTCCCTTCCACGGAAAGCCCCACTTCATCCCCCTTTTCAGCCCTGTCCAGAAGCAGGCCTTCTTTTTTCACGGACCGGACCTGCTGCCTGAGATAGGTTGTGCTCCCCTCTATAAGGATTTCATCCCCCACAGCAAGCCCTTCCTCGAGGAGCCTGACAGCCGCAGCCCCGGCTTTAGGGTAATAGTTCGTAACGATTCCCGCTGCCCTGCGCTTATTCTCCGAGGCGTTCATGCCTTTTTCAGGGGAAAAGCCTTCCAGCCCGGGGACCCCGAAGTAAAAGCCCGTGGAAAAGCCCCTGTTGTAGACCGAAGCGAGTTCCCGGGTCCAGGCTTCAACCTTTTCAGGGGTATAGTCGCCCTTTTCGTACGCAGCAATAGCTTCCCTGTAGCAGCGGGAAACCGTTTCAAGATAGCCGGGGTCCCGGAGCCGTCCCTCGACCTTGAAAGCCGAGATGCCTGCCTCGACCAATTCCGGGACGTGCCCTATCATGCAGAGGTCTTTTGCGCTGAGGAGGTACTTTCCCCGGCTTTCTGCTACGATCCCGTTTTCCCCGTGCAGTTCCCATTCCCAGCGGCAGGGCTGGGTGCACTCCCCACAGTTCCCGGATTTGCCCAGGATGTAAGCCGAAAGGTGGCACCTGCCCGAGACCGCCATGCACATGGCGCCGTGGACAAAAGCCTCGATTTCCACTTCCGAATTCTCCCGGACCTTCCGGATCTCTTCCAGGGAAAGTTCCCTTGAGAGCACGATCCGCTTTGCCCCAAGGCCCCTGTAAAACTCCGCAGTCTCATGGTTTGTGACATTAGCCTGGGTTGAAATGTGGACCGGAAGCCCCGCTTTTCCTGCCCTGAGGATTACCGCAGGGTCCCAGGCAATAATTGCATCAACTCCCGCATCGGATGCTGCTTCGACCACCTCCGAAGCTTCCCCTATTCTTTCCTCATTTACGGTGGAGTTTACTGCCAGGTAAGCCCGAAGCCCCCTTGCCCGGACTTCTTCAGTGAAGGCTCCCAGGTTCTCCAGGGTGATCTCCCTTGCCCGCGCCCGCAGGCTCAGCCGGTCCGTTGAAAAATAAACGGCGTCTGCATACCGGGCACATGCCTCAAGCCCTGCAAGGTTCCTGACTCCCATAATGAGTTCGGGTCCTGAATTATTAATCACAAGCTTTCTCTGCATAGGAATGTGAAATGCCACACCTTTCATTTAAAAATATCTTTGTATAAGTGCTACGATTTGGCAAATAATGGTAATGAATGTTAACTCTCCGCATCAAATGTGAATAGATGCCGGTTAACGGAAAACTATAAATAAAGTAACAACTTTTTCCAAAGTGGAGTCATTTCCTTAAAAAAACGTTTAATGAATATACAAGGAAACATAGGGACATATGATAAGCAAAAGAAAATGGGGGATACAAAATATGGAGCACGAACTGGAAGAGGTTGAAATAGATTACCTCGAATTCAGGAGAGAGATGGGAGAAGAATAAAAACATAAAATGGGAAAATAAAACTTAAAACGGGTAAATAAAACATAAAAATGGCAAATAAAACTTACAAGGGGTAAATAAAACATAAAATGGGGAAAATGCCAATTTATTTTTTCCAAAATTACATTAACTACCAAATTTATTCTTTTTTTTCTTTTTTGAGTTAGTACCCAAAAAAACGTTAATTTTGTAGTAACTGCGGGTATATAAAGAATTAAAGCATTCTCATTTGAAGGAAACACGAGGAACAGGGTAATCCCTCAAAATCTTCTGATTTCGTATCATAAATGTTTACTAATTTTGCGTCATGAGAGTTATATAAATAAATTCTACATAAAGTGATACCATGGAGAAAAATATAAACATGGAAACAAACAAGACGGTCAAATGCCAGGTTTGCGGGTCCATGGTGCCTGAAAACGAAAGTATGCAGGAAAACGGACAGGTTCTTTGTGAAGAATGCTATATGGACCTGAAAAGTAACCAGGGCGAGCAAAAGAAATGCAAAGCAAGGAAAGCGAAAAGCAAGGAGATACGGTATTAAAGATAAAATAAAAGACTCCAGGAAATTTCGGATAAAACCATAGGTAATCTACCTCGATAAGTTGATGTTTCTGACTCTTCAGGGGACTACCCGGCCTGGCTGGGCACTGCATAACTTTATTTAGTTGTAATTTATATATATAGATGGGCCAGTTTCATAAATACTATTCCTGTCCACAACCCGAATAATGAAGCTGGTTCTCTTTAATTCTTGTTTTTTATTAATTACACATTGCTTCAACATATGTGGACTATGCCTGGCTGCATTCTATACTCGGATGATCTCCGCAGGGTACATATCCAACGGATTGATCTATTGCGGCGACCTCTTTATGCCCAGGACTTAAAAAACTGTTTTGAGAGGAGAGCTTTTAAAGCTTGTACACCGGGGATTCGGGAGAATTCTTATTTTTGAATTTTATAAGAAATATTTAGGGGAAAAATATTTATTATAAGTAAATGAACTGTAACAATGGGAAAAAAAGTTACAAGTGGGGAATTAGATGAAAATACGTGTAGTTAGTTCCAAAGAAGAGATTTTTACGCTTAATCCTAATGAAAGAGTAGTTCACCTGGCGTTTCGCCCCTCGAACATAGACATCTTTGCGCTGGTTGAGGCCTGCCCGAAAATTGAGGTGATTCAGCTTCCGAACTCTTATCGTCGGACGGTTTCAAGGTCAATCGAAATGTTCCTGGAAATGCTGAGAATCCAGCTTATGGAAGGGGATGTATGGGGCCACAGGAAAGACATTCACGAATACTACGAAATCCCTTCTTCAGTTATTGAAGAGATAAGGAGATTAAAACTGGAAGGCTCACCCACCGAGAAGATAGAAAAGGTTGTAAAGCAAAACAAACTGACCCCGGAAATGGTTCTCTATATTTTTTCCAAGGATGCATAGCCTGAGTCTACCAGGGAACGGCACAACTTTATTCACAAATTTTCGTAAAGTTTTGTAAAGTTTTTCAGAAAAACTCAGAAAGGTTATAGAAAATGTAGGATTGAGAGGATAAGGGTTTCCTCTCAATCGGGAGGGGATGGATCACACTGTACTATTGTTTTTCTGTTTTTCCAAGTTTTTCTAAACTTGCATATCTTCATAGGACCACACTGTATAAAAATTTATATGGACTTTCTAAAAATTGTTCCAATGGATATTATTAAAAATCTAAATCTCATAAAATATGGAATAAATACGATTACGGAAGAAAAGCTTGCCAGGCCCCCTTAAAAAATATGAGGGATGAACGACGGTCATATAAAAAAAATATTTTTTGAGCTTTGAACTTAAGAAAGTACGCTGAGAGGGAGATTCGAACTCCCGCAGTGCGAGGCACTACCGGTTTTCAAGACCGGCGCCGTAGTCCGCTTGGCTATCTCAGCATTAAGGAAGGGATTCTCAAAGACTTCCCGGAAACACCATTGATGCATTGATGTATTGAATACCGGGGAGCATGTACTGAGAATCCGATTATTATATATAAAATTTGCGAAGAGAAAGGCTCTTCGCCTCCTAACCCATTCTTTACGGTTCAGGTCAGAGATTAGTTTTCTGCTTCTTCAGGCTCTTCGGCTTCAGCTTCGGCTTCAGCTTCAGGAGCTTCTGCTTCGGAATCGGCCCCTGCTGCGGCTATGGCTTCAGCAATGGCTTCTTCGGAGATCTGGGGTTCAGCAGAGAGCTTTTCGATGAGCTGGATTTCCTTAAGGCCCAGGTACTGGAAGAGTTCGGTTGCCACCCTGTTCTTTGCCATGAGCCAGCGCTGGTTGAAGGTAAGGCCGGTGGGGATGGAGATTTTTGCGATTTCGCCTTCGATTTCGACTTCCATGTCCCGGAGGCCGGTGTAGAGGGCAAGCAGGCCCTGGACCTTTTCGACATCTTCTTCGAGAGTTGCCTCAATGGTGTACTCGTAGGTCACGGTCTGGCCTGCCAGGGGACTGTTGAAGTCCACGGTAGCCCTGCGCCCGATTACCCTTGTGACCACACCTCTTCTGTCGTCAATCTCGACGCTCATGCCAGGATAGGCTTTCCTGTCTTCGAACTTTGTGATGGAGAGGGTCTCAATGAGCTTGGGGTTGCTTGGTCCAAAAGCCTTTTCCGGAGGAATATCAACGCTGCCGGAGTACCCGACTTCCTTTCCTTCAAGGTCTTCGTCCAGGCCCTCAATGGTGTGCCCTGCCCCGACAATTACAACGTCTCCGCCGTAAAGGCCGCGGGGGTTGAAAATTTCTTCCGCCTTTGCAAGTTCTTCGTCGGTTGTGTCAAAAACCCTGCCGTCTTCAAACTTTCCTGTGTAGCTTAATTTTATGAAATTGCCTTTCTCGATTGCCATGATTTTTCAACTCTTTAATTGAAACTCTTTCATCAAATATGATAAATAGGAAAATCCCGGGAAACTAGCCCGATTTCTGTAATTTCAAAGTAAACGTGTCGCACGCTATAGCACTCTGCCTTTAATAAGCTTTTTGGGAATTCGCGGGAGGCTTATCAAACCTTATTTCAGTTATAAAATTTTAGACACTGTCAAAATCCCGGCAAATTCCATGTAGATCCTGTTCAGGTTCCATGCAAATTAAGTGCAAATCCCCTGCATATCCCGTCAAAATCCTGTGTGGATTCCGTAGACCCCGGACGGAAGTCGTAGAGGCACCTGGCAGGACCTTGCCCGTCTGCAGGCGCATGTCCTGCTTTATAGAATCATGGAGGGAATTACCTTGTTTGCAAGAAGGTCGGAATAATCCTCTCGTCTCCTGATAAGATCCACCTAACCTTTGTTCACCGGAACTTCCGAAGCCAGGAGGCGCCCACGAACTTTTTTGCAGCGGGCTTCACGGCATTGACATTTGTCAGGAGCAAGGTTGAGTCAGCCGCAAGATAGCGCCCCGGCGAGGAAATCCCGCCGAGAGTGAGCTGCCCGTTTTCAACTTCCAGATGATTTTCGATGGTTAACATGCCCGGACCCTGCTATTTCCTCATTCTATTTTCCTGTGCCTTTAACCTTATGACAGGATTTTCGTGACCTGATCACTTCCGCTATGGCTTGATTTTCACACTGTTAATGCATTTGTCCGTTATTAGCTTTGCCGAAGGACCAGACTAACATAACCTGAAGATCAAACGACCATAACCGGGGAACAGAATGATTTTAGCTTTAGTTCACCCAATTTATTCGTATAAATTGCAAAGTCCAGTTTAACCCAAAATAAGGAATCACAGCCTCAAAGAGATGATTTATTTCTTACATTGAGGGAAAACTGCCGAAAGAACCCTGCTAAAAAATATAATATATTATGAATAATCAGGTTTAAAATAATAAAAAATATTACTTAAGATGTAAAAAAATGTTAAATATAACTTCAGACCACTATATTTAGGAGGGAAATTGGAGGCCTATTATATTTCCTGCCGTGCCTCAGTTCTGAAATGAAATTTGTTAAGGGTTTTCATTCACCCGAATTTCAGGGCAGAAAATTCCAGAACAGGAAAAATAGGGCTCAAAAGAAGGGTACCTTGAAAGGGGTATTCTATTACTTTAAGGAGTAGGGATTATGGAAAAGCAGCTTATGAGGATAGGGATATCTCTTCCCGGAGAACTTCTTGATAATTTTGACAAGATAATAATGGATAGGGGATATTCTTCCCGCTCGGAAGGCATAAGGGACGCTATCCGGACTTACAACCAGCACTATGAATGGATGAAAGAAATCCAGGGAAAAAGGGCTGCAACGATTTCCATCGTATATGACTGCTCAAAGAAGGGGGTTTCCAATTCCCTGGCAAAAATCCAGCACGAGTACACCGGTCTGATAAATTCAACCGTGCGTTTCCACATTGATGCAAACTCATGTTTTGAAGTTATCATAATGGAAGGAGAAGGCAAAAAGATAGTGGAACTTACTGAAAATATTCTGAGTCAGAAAGGAGTAAAATACTCTAAACTCACAACCGTTCCTGAAGCAGAGAAATAAACCGCTTGAAAAAAATCAAAGTTTCACTGGCGCACCCCGCGGCAAGCTACGGGGTATCGGCTGAAAGGAGAATAGTTGCTGAATTAATAGGTTTTGAAAATAATTACTGAAAATGGTTCCTGAAAATGATTACTGAAAATGGTTCCTGAAAATGATTACTGAAAATGGTTCCTGAAAATGTTTGCTGTAAAATAGCTCCAGTAAAATGTTTGCTGTAAAATAGCTCCAGTAAAATATTTGCTGTAAAGAAGATACTTTTAAATAAACCCGGATTCACTTATTTTCCTGTGCCCGCAGTCAACGTAATCCTTCTGGTAGCCGGACTCGGCCTCCTTGTCAAGGGTTCCGATCTATTTGTAATGGCCTCTTCCTCTATCGCTAAGAAGCTTGGGGTTTCGGAGTTCGTCATAGGGCTAACCCTCGTTTCAGTGGGGACTTCAGTGCCCGAACTTGCCTCCTCCCTTGCCGCATCTTTCCAGGGAGCAAGCGGAATAGTGATCGGAAACGTTGTAGGCTCAAACATTGCCAACGTAGGGCTCATCGTAGGCACCGCAGCACTCCTTTCCAGGGTCAAAACCGAGGAGTTGATGCTGAAAAGGGATGGCTACATTATGTTCTTTGCCTCCGCCGTGTTCTACATTTTTGCCCTTGATTTCCGGATCTCAAGGCTTGAAGCCTCGATTTTTCTCCTGCTCTATGTCGCTTACGTTTTTTTTCTGCTTGACAAGGTGCAGAAACATGAGGAAGAGATATATTTCAAGGATTTCCTTAACTATTTTTTCAAATTTGAATATCTCTTTGACCTGAAAGCAAAAATAGAAACCGGGATAAAAGGGCGCATAGAGATAAACAGAACCTGTAAAAAGGAAGAAAAAGCCAAACCCAGGCCCGGGGCAAAAATTGAAAATAAAGGACAGGAACTTGAAATTGAGCCCGAAATTGAAATAAAAACCTGTGGGAATGGAAGCCTTTATAGAGATTTCATTAAGCTGCTTGCAAGTGGAGCTGCCATTATTATTGGAGCCAGGTATTTTGTTGACCAGTCAATCTTCTTTGCCCGGCTCCTGGAAATTCCCGAAACCCTTATTGGCATGAGCCTGGTTGCAGTTGGCACTTCGCTTCCGGAACTGATGGTCACGGTCTCGGCTGCCAGGAGCGGTTTTGCAAATATTGCCCTGGGAAATGCCATTGGCTCCAACATAACAAACATCTTTCTGATCCTTGGCTGCGCAGGGCTTGCCTACCCTCTTCCAATAACGGAAATGGTCGTCTATTTCATAACCCCTTTTATGCTCCTTATAAGCCTCATGCTTCTCCTTTTCATCTGGACAGGCTGGGAGATCAAAAGGTTTGAGGGCCTTTTCCTGATTCTGATTTACGCAGGATTCATGTTCCTGGTCTTCCACATAAGCTAAAGAAACCCGGCTCAAACAGGAATACACCTGGAAGATACCAGGGGGGAAATGCATCCGGGAAGGAACTTAGAAGCCACCGTACTTCCTTTTATAGACAATGAATCTTACAATAAGGACGGAAACAAACGAAATCAACAGGGCCATCGACAGCACTAGGCCAAGATTTTCAGCTTCCGCAAACCTGAACATAAGAACAAAAAGAGCGGAAATGAGCACTAATCCCACCAGAAGGACGGGATAAAACGACATATTTACCAGCTTTTCCATCATGTCATCCATGTTCTCAGAATTGCCTGCCGGATATTATATACTTTGCTAAACATTTCCCGATTATAACGACACTGACAAGCAGGCAAACCCTGAGGTCCGTATCAAGAAATAGCACATTGGACCCAACACATTGAACCCCGCACTCCAAACCGGGTTCTGCCCTGGAATTAGCTCAAAATAATGTATCCTGCCCCTTCAAGGGCTTCAACCGCAGTTTCCAGATATTTTTTCCTGACCAGGATATAGTCCGTGTCATACGTTGAAACCGCAAAGATGCTGACCTCCTTTCCGGCCAGGACGGCACTGATGCCGGCAAGGATCCCTGTCAGCCCGAAATCGAGAGGTCCAGCCACCTTCAGTCCTTTCCAGCCCCGATCGCATATGACATTCCCCGGAACAGCGGCTTCCGGGCAGACAATAGAGAGTTCATCGGACGTTTTAGTTATCGAATAAAAATCACTTTCAAGGGCCCATTCAGGAATTTTCGAAGCAACGGCAAGCCTGCAAACCCCGAAATTTCCATCAAGGACGCTCATTGTAAGTACGGCTTTTTTCATGATCCTCCAGATTTGTATGGTTCAACTTTTGTATGGTTCAACTTTTGTATGGTTCAACTTTTGTATGGTTCAACTTTTGTATGATTCAACTTTTGTATGGTTCAACTTTCGAATTCTACTAAAATCCACATTCAAAATATAAGTAATATATTTATGCCCTGACTTCCTAACCAAAGTTTCTATGACCCCCGGAGCCGGTAAAGCCCAAATTGAAGTAGCCCTTGCCTGCCTGATCTACGGGATGGCAGGAATATTCCTGGAATACATTGATGGAATGGGCACAGGCTCCATCCTTTTTTATGAGATGCTGATAGGGGCCGTAACGATTCTGCTTTACCTTCTGTGGAAGGGGAGGCTTTCTGAGCTCAGGCTGAAAGAAAAAAGGAAATTTCTCTTGCTTCAGGGTATTTTTACGGGCCTGACCTTCTTTTGCTATTTCGCAGCAATCAAGCTCACCTGCCTCTCAGTTGCCGTGCTCCTGCATTACACCGCCCCGGTCTATGTAACCCTGCTCTCCCCCCTGCTCCTGAAAGAAAAAATAAGTTCCAGGAGCTACCTGGCCCTTTTCCTGGCAATTTCCGGGGTAATCATGGTTGTAAAGCCGGAAATCGGCATTCCCTGGCTCGAATGGGACGAGAATTACCGCCTGGGGATCCTTTTAGGAGTCATCTCCGGAATTTCGTATGCTGCCGTGATTCTCAACATCCGCTACCTGAAAGACGAATACTCGGAAATGGCCCTTGCCTTCTGGCCCCTTGTGATAATTGTCCTGCTAACGGCACCCTTTGCCGCAGGGACTTCCGGAGCGACCGTGAAAGGGAATCTTGGGGTGCTGCTCACATTCGGGCTGATTTCCGGAGGCCTGGGAGAAATCCTGTATACCGAAGGCCTTTCCGGAATAGAGGCACAGGTAGGGAGCATCCTTGCTCTGATAGAGCCCGTTTCAGGGATTTTTTTTGACTATACCCTCCTGGGAGTGCCTTTCTGCCTGAACACCTGCCTGGGCTGCATGCTGATCCTTGCGGCAGGCCTGCTTGTTAGCCTTGAAAATATTCGCGGCCTTTCCGGGAAATCCAGGGTCAGAAAGGGAATTTCATGATTTTCTTCGCACAATTCTTCACATAACTTTTCACATAATTTATGGCTGATTTCCAATACCCTTTCCCTGAAAAAGTAAAGTTGCTCAGAAATACTGTTTCCAAAAGTATATCAGCGCTGCATGGAATTATACTGTGGAATTATTATATAATTGTTTAAACTTTTGTGAGGCTGTGGTAGCTTCAAAAGCTATAAAAGTTCAAACACGCCGGAGAAGGGGAGTTCTTACTGGAAGAAATTAAACTTATTTTCGTTTACAATGCTGACAGAGGAGTTTTTCAGGCTGTTGGGGATTATGTCCACAAGATCGTAGCCCCTGCCACCTATCCCTGCAAACTCTGTGCCATCACATACGGGATGGGGGGCATGAAAAATGACTGGAAAAAATTTGTTGAAAGCCGGGACATCCCCGTAAAATTCCTGCACAAGGACGAATTTGCGGAGCATTACCCGGATAAAAAGGCGGAATTTCCCTGTGCTTTCCTGAAAAAAGGGGACGAACTGGAACTCTTCATCAGCGCCGGGGAAATCAACCACACTGAAGACCTGGAAGAGTTGAAGGCCCTGGTAAGCCGGAAAATACAGGAAATAAATTTAAAAGAACTGAATTTGCAGGAGCTGAACTAAGAGGAGCTAAATTAAAAGGAGCTGAATTAACAGGAACTAAATTAAAAGGAGCTGAATGCCAGAAAAAAATAATTCCCTGGCTCCCGGGCTCGGAACCTTTCTGAACCTTGTGAGGTTTGAAAATACCCTCTTTGCAGGGTTTTCAGTCCTGCTCTCGGGCGTTCTTTCCGGGGACCTGACTGGCTGGCAGCCGGAATACTTCAGGGGATTTTTCGTAATCGTATGTCTGGCAATGGGCGTTTTTGCAGTCAACGATTACTACGACTTCAGAATCGACAAGGCTAATAAAAGGTATGAAAGGCCTCTGGTCAGGGAAGAACTGGCCGGGAAAACGGCATTCGGGA
This window encodes:
- a CDS encoding peptidase U32 family protein: MINNSGPELIMGVRNLAGLEACARYADAVYFSTDRLSLRARAREITLENLGAFTEEVRARGLRAYLAVNSTVNEERIGEASEVVEAASDAGVDAIIAWDPAVILRAGKAGLPVHISTQANVTNHETAEFYRGLGAKRIVLSRELSLEEIRKVRENSEVEIEAFVHGAMCMAVSGRCHLSAYILGKSGNCGECTQPCRWEWELHGENGIVAESRGKYLLSAKDLCMIGHVPELVEAGISAFKVEGRLRDPGYLETVSRCYREAIAAYEKGDYTPEKVEAWTRELASVYNRGFSTGFYFGVPGLEGFSPEKGMNASENKRRAAGIVTNYYPKAGAAAVRLLEEGLAVGDEILIEGSTTYLRQQVRSVKKEGLLLDRAEKGDEVGLSVEGKVRENDRIYIM
- a CDS encoding DUF1699 family protein, whose protein sequence is MKIRVVSSKEEIFTLNPNERVVHLAFRPSNIDIFALVEACPKIEVIQLPNSYRRTVSRSIEMFLEMLRIQLMEGDVWGHRKDIHEYYEIPSSVIEEIRRLKLEGSPTEKIEKVVKQNKLTPEMVLYIFSKDA
- a CDS encoding peptidylprolyl isomerase, with protein sequence MAIEKGNFIKLSYTGKFEDGRVFDTTDEELAKAEEIFNPRGLYGGDVVIVGAGHTIEGLDEDLEGKEVGYSGSVDIPPEKAFGPSNPKLIETLSITKFEDRKAYPGMSVEIDDRRGVVTRVIGRRATVDFNSPLAGQTVTYEYTIEATLEEDVEKVQGLLALYTGLRDMEVEIEGEIAKISIPTGLTFNQRWLMAKNRVATELFQYLGLKEIQLIEKLSAEPQISEEAIAEAIAAAGADSEAEAPEAEAEAEAEEPEEAEN
- the nikR gene encoding nickel-responsive transcriptional regulator NikR; its protein translation is MEKQLMRIGISLPGELLDNFDKIIMDRGYSSRSEGIRDAIRTYNQHYEWMKEIQGKRAATISIVYDCSKKGVSNSLAKIQHEYTGLINSTVRFHIDANSCFEVIIMEGEGKKIVELTENILSQKGVKYSKLTTVPEAEK
- a CDS encoding calcium/sodium antiporter — its product is MPAVNVILLVAGLGLLVKGSDLFVMASSSIAKKLGVSEFVIGLTLVSVGTSVPELASSLAASFQGASGIVIGNVVGSNIANVGLIVGTAALLSRVKTEELMLKRDGYIMFFASAVFYIFALDFRISRLEASIFLLLYVAYVFFLLDKVQKHEEEIYFKDFLNYFFKFEYLFDLKAKIETGIKGRIEINRTCKKEEKAKPRPGAKIENKGQELEIEPEIEIKTCGNGSLYRDFIKLLASGAAIIIGARYFVDQSIFFARLLEIPETLIGMSLVAVGTSLPELMVTVSAARSGFANIALGNAIGSNITNIFLILGCAGLAYPLPITEMVVYFITPFMLLISLMLLLFIWTGWEIKRFEGLFLILIYAGFMFLVFHIS
- a CDS encoding ACT domain-containing protein — protein: MKKAVLTMSVLDGNFGVCRLAVASKIPEWALESDFYSITKTSDELSIVCPEAAVPGNVICDRGWKGLKVAGPLDFGLTGILAGISAVLAGKEVSIFAVSTYDTDYILVRKKYLETAVEALEGAGYIILS
- a CDS encoding DMT family transporter: MTPGAGKAQIEVALACLIYGMAGIFLEYIDGMGTGSILFYEMLIGAVTILLYLLWKGRLSELRLKEKRKFLLLQGIFTGLTFFCYFAAIKLTCLSVAVLLHYTAPVYVTLLSPLLLKEKISSRSYLALFLAISGVIMVVKPEIGIPWLEWDENYRLGILLGVISGISYAAVILNIRYLKDEYSEMALAFWPLVIIVLLTAPFAAGTSGATVKGNLGVLLTFGLISGGLGEILYTEGLSGIEAQVGSILALIEPVSGIFFDYTLLGVPFCLNTCLGCMLILAAGLLVSLENIRGLSGKSRVRKGIS